A window of the Harmonia axyridis chromosome 5, icHarAxyr1.1, whole genome shotgun sequence genome harbors these coding sequences:
- the LOC123680569 gene encoding serine/threonine-protein kinase Nek8-like gives MPSEPAVDSKFYDVLHELGRGMFGTVYLCAKKHNKQKLVMKEIKTNLQGDDLKAAKNEIAILKSLRHPNVILYYDSYSKRNVFYIMMEYATKGTLHDYLYKRKKDLSPQRVMNYFCQIIMGLDHIHEKKVIHRDLKCENIFLTGGKAEVVKIGDFGISTLSVKNNFAKTVVGTCNYLAPELCEEQPYDNKVDIWSLGCILYELCMRERMFEGSLSAVIKSITQGVIRKVDICTYGSQIQEIIRSTMKLNPAERPDTKTLMCYPDVFPSMYVLGTNLGCIFS, from the exons cACGGTTTACCTCTGTGCGAAGAAACATAATAAGCAAAAATTGgtaatgaaagaaataaaaaccaaTCTTCAAGGCGATGACTTGAAAGCTGCAAAGAATGAAATAGCTATTTTGAAATCTTTAAGACACCCAAACGTTATATTATATTACGATAGCTATTCAAAACGGAATGTGTTTTATATTATGATGGAATATGCTACAAAAGGAACTCTACATGATTATTTATACAAGCGGAAGAAGGATTTATCACCGCAG AGGGTTATGAATTACTTTTGTCAGATTATAATGGGTCTGgatcatattcatgaaaaaaaagttattcatcGGGATCTCAAatgtgaaaatatatttttgactGGAGGAAAAGCAGAAGTTGTGAAAATCGGAGATTTTGGAATTTCGACTTTATCAGTTAA GAATAATTTTGCGAAGACTGTTGTTGGAACTTGCAACTATTTAGCTCCTGAACTTTGTGAAGAGCAGCCTTATGACaataaagttgatatttggtcATTGGGATGTATTCTATATGAACTATGCATGAGAGAAAGGATGTTCGAAGGATCG TTATCCGCAGTTATTAAATCGATTACTCAAGGTGTTATTAGAAAGGTGGATATATGCACTTATGGATCACAAATACAAGAAATAATAAGAAGCACAATGAAACTCAACCCTGCCGAAAGACCTGATACAAAAACATTGATGTGCTATCCAGATGTATTTCCCAGTATGTATGTTCTAGGGACCAATTTAGGCTGCATCTTCAGTTAG